The Pectobacterium wasabiae CFBP 3304 DNA segment GGCGCTAACCACCACACTCAGGCTGAAGAACATAGCAAGTAGTTTTTTCATGCTTATATCTCTATTTTTATAAGTGCAGGTAAATAGAACTCCAGGCATTCATTAACACGACCGCACTACCATCAGTAAAAGGCATCATTCTTATGACCTTTTTGTTAATCATCTCGCTAACAAAAAAATCAGCGTACTGACACATTCAGTCATGATGAGCATTCGAACCGGTTAACGACGTGACATTATTGTTATCTAACGGAAGGAAATAAATTTTAGTAAGTAAATAAATACACAACAAAGTAATAACTTTTAAGAAACAAACCACAGAATCAGTAGGGTAAAAACACGTTTAGCCGTATTTTATAAAAGAAAAAGGCACCCACAGACAGGTGCCTTTGAAATGAGCGAGATTATGCAGAACGACCTACATCCCTATTTCGCTGAATCGATCTCGTCGAGCGAGTCTTCAATCGCGGCGGCATTTGGATTCTGCTGCGGGGTGATTTTCCCGTCGCTGGCAAGGAAGTCATGCCGTTGGAAGTAGGCTTCACGCATCATCAGGTATGGATCGGAAGAATTACGCAGCAAACCATCGGAATCCAACAGTTGCGCTCGCGTTTCTAGTCCCTCGATAGCCCACTTGCCCGCAGACATCCAGAGCGTCAGATAGCTCAGCATCGGATATAGCGTATCCACGACGTCACCGCCATCTTCACGCAGGGTAGCACTACCGTAGCCCGGCACGACCAGATAAGGCCCATAGCCCATGCCATAATTACCCAATGTGCTACCAAAACGGCGAGGCTCTTCTTTTGCCAATTTAGGATTAGCCATCGATGCAACATCAATCAGACCGCCCATCCCAAGCAAGCTATTCAGGAAAAAACGGTTAAAGTGAATCATCGCTTTATACGGTTTACCTTCAACGAAGTAGTTTACCATCGTCGCTGGCTCTTCCAGGTTGCTGAAGAAATTCCCCAGCCCGTTACGCGCAGGCGTCGGCACATAATCGCGCCAGGCAACAGCAGCCGGACGAACCAGATAAGGATCCAGAACGTCGTAATTGAAGTTGAACATGGTACGGTTAAAGCCTTCAAGCGGATCTGAACGTCCTTCTTGAGCGCGATCCCCGGAACTGGCGCAGCCGATCAGTAACACGCTGGCAAACACCACCCCACTCAGGCGGTAATTCATATCTGTTCTCCCTGATTTATAGTGTGCTATACCCGCGACCGAAATGGGTATTCCCACGATCGGCCCTAACCTATCAGGCTGGACGATAAGGACGGGATATCGGCCAACAGTGTAACATTTTATTGATCTATCGCTACGCTGGCTTACGTATTACTGCCTTTTCAGAGGCTTGCCATTTTTTCTTATCAGGACAACATGCTAGTTCGTTGTTCCGCTCAAAGCATAGCATTGCCAACCTAAATCAGTGAGGCATAACGCGGCATCCCGCGTTGTAAAAAAGACTACGCCTACCCTCGGGGTTATCGCTATTCACGTCAGCACCGCTAGCCAAGTATCAACGGGTCCAGACATTGAGGGGATTGCTATGAATGCATTTTCAGAATCCAAACATACCCGGCAAGAGAAAAAGAAGGACGTAGGGGTAGAAAACGAGAAAAAAGAACATTGATAAGGCACTGATTGACGACACTTTGAGCAAACGAACCGTTAAGTGCTTATTCTCAGAGCAAAAATGCGTATAATAGCCAAGCTTTATGTCCCCGTAGTTAAACGGATATAACAAGCCCCTCCTAAGGGCTAGTTACTGGTTCGATTCCAGTCGGGGACACCATAACGCCCTCTTACACACTCTCTGAAAGTCTAAAAAACCCTTTAAAAACAGCGAATACACCCTATTCACTGTCTTAGTTAATACCATAAAATCTTGTAGAAGCTATGCACAGATGCGTATAAAATCGTGTATACATTTGGTTCGATCTTTTTCTTATACACATGCTGCTAACCGATCTCAAAATCAAGAAGGCGAAAGCCCAAGACAAACCCTACACACTCAATGACGGCAACGGGCTGTCTTTGCTGATTGATCCTAAAGGTACAAAGGGCTGGCGCTTCCGCTATCGGTTTGCCAATAAGCCTAAACTTATATCGTTTGGCACTTACGATACCGTATCCCTTGCCGATGCCCGTAAGAAGCGCGATGAAGCCCGATCCATGTTGGCCAATGGTATTAACCCCAGCGACGCACGCAGAGCCGATAAGCTCTCTTTGTTGTTCTCTACGGAAAACACCTTTGAAGCAGTAGCGAGAGAATGGCACACATCAAAACTCACTACCTGGTCGGAAGGGTACGCCAAAGAAGTTATACACTATCTGGAAAAAGAAATTTTCCCGTTCCTGGGTAAGCGCCCGATAGACCAAATCACGCCGCTTGAACTCTTAGCCGTTCTGCAAAAAATCGAAAAACGTGGGGCATTAGAGCAAGCCAGCAAAATCCGCCGCCGCTGTGGTGAAGTATTCCGTTATGCAGTCGTAACCGGGCGTGCTATGTATAACCCAGCGCCCGACCTGGCCAGCGCCATGAACAAGCCAAAGAACAATCACTTTCCGTTCCTCACCGAAAGTGAACTACCGGATTTTGTTCAGGCGCTCAATAATTACAAAGGAAGCCAAATCACCAAATACGCCACTCAGCTTTTAATGTTGACCGGTGTTAGAACCATTGAATTACGCGCGGCTGAATGGGTTGAATTCGATTTAGATAATGCACTGTGGGAAATCCCCAAAGAGAGGATGAAGAAGCGCCGTCCGCATTTGGTACCACTATCCACGCAGGCGGTTACCATTCTGAAAGAACTGAAAGTGCTTACTGGCTATTACCAGCTTGTCTTTCCTGGCCGAAATGACACAAGAAAGCCGATGAGCGATGCCGCGATTAATAAAGTGATCAAGATGCTGGGTTATCACGGCAGGCTTACGGGTCACGGCTTCAGACACACCATGAGTACCATATTGCATGAGCACGGATTTAACAGCGCATGGATTGAAACCCAGCTTGCGCATGTGGATAAAAACTCTATCCGTGGAACTTATAACCATGCGCAATATTTGGAAGGGCGTAGGGACATGTTGCAACACTATGCAAACTTCATTTGTATATAATTATTTTGGCCATTCCCAATTTTTATATTCTCTAAAAATTCTAGTTAGTTCGGTTGGAGCTAAGCTATCGACAATATTCGCGCTGTAAGAATGAATTTTACTTGTCACGATATTTTCAAATCTATTCGGAACATAAGGATCGAATTTTTTAAATCCAGCTAAAGTTACTATATCAGTATTAATGGTTTTCAACCATGAAACCATAATAACCTTCGATCCTGTTTGTTCAATATAGGCTCTAGCGGACTCTAAACTATATCCACGAGTGGTTATATCATCGATGAGTAATACTGTTTTACCAGAACCTAACGGGGGGTTTTATAAGTGGTTGTTGCGGTTTTGTGCGGAATAGGATTGAGGTGAATTGTGTTTAACTGATTTGCATGATCAATGTCTCTGCCAGAATTCCTAGCTGTTTGAGATTTTATTGACTGGGTATGTCTCAAAATAAGGTCAGGTATATAGTTTTTCCTGAAGCACTTACCAAATATAGAAATAGCCTCATCCATAACATTATTACCGAAACCTACTTTGTGACCGGGATAAACACTGACATAATTAATTCTATTGTGAACCCCACTAAAATATAAACTAGAAATCAAGGCTCCTGTCCAAAAATCAGGATGACCAAGGCCATGCTTGGCGGCAGCTTTTGCATCAGCAGAATACAAAGTATACTCTTCTTTCATTGTACTAAATGGTGCCAATGCATAAAACTGGAAGTCACCATCATGTATCTCATGACACCATAGATGATCTCTTAAACAAAATATATCAATAAATCTCGCTATGTCTTTAGGGGTAGAAAATTCAAAACCATAATCCGTTTTATGTGCCCACCAAGTCGCTCTCAAGAACAATAAATTCCCATTTACAGCTGTTTGCATATCATTTTCTGAAGCACCGATATAAACAGTTTCAATACTTTTCCAACCCATTAGGTCAAGGACATATTGCGTTGCTTCCTTTTTAGGCTTTCCTGGAATTTTCCGATCCGTTGACCTACATAGATAATGAAAATCCCCCCAACGAGCCTTTAACATTTCTTCAAGAGGGAATCTTTCTGAGCCTACAACCCAAGATCTATTCGTAAACACTACAAAATCTATATTCTTTGAGCGAAAATATTTAATTAACCTATCAACTTCAGAAAATATTTTCCCATCAACTTTACCATGCGGCACTAATATATCTTCAACACTAAGGATAACACCCTTTATTTTGCTCATTTCTACTTCCTTAGAGATCTAAGCTCTGCTGTATTGGCTGTGCTTTTTCGTAAGGGTCTTCATTCAAAATATATTTCACAATTTCATTTAATTTTTGTGGAACTTCGAAAGACTTCGCGTTTCTATGTTCTTCAGAAAATCTCAATTCAGGTCTATTTTCATATGTTTTGGGAAGAAATGGGCTAGCAATTTTTCTCGAATATTTGAATGCATACTCTACGGTATGAGATGTTCCACTTTTTATCTTCCACTCTACAGGAACTAAGGTAGTGCATAGTGCAGCTTGAATTCTATTACGTCTTACAAAATTTTCGGCACTGTAACCCTGATCAGGTAGATATTCACTAATTATAGCTCCACCGTTAGCAATAATCTCGTTGTAAAGTGAACGAGATCCTTTTGGATATTCAACAAAAATACCATTACCTAATACCGCTATGGTTGGAATACCATATCTGAGTGACTCATAATGACATGATTGATCTATACCTGTAGCTAAACCACTTACTGTCGAAACCTCTGTTCCATACAGGGCAGAAACGATTAGCTTTACTAAAAAAATACCATCATTGGTTGGTTTTCTAGTTCCGACAATTGCAATTGCTTTTTTATTTAAAACATTAACATCACCATGAATAAATATCCAAAATGGTGGGTCATTTATAGTTTTCAACAACGAAGGGAATGTCGATTGATCATAAAAAGACAAAGTTATCCCTTTTTTATTTAAATCCCTTGCTCTTTCAAGCCCTTTATTCCATAAATCTTGTTGGAAATCTTCCCAAGACATTTCCTCAGGCAATGAAACTCTTAAATAACTAGCCAAAGCATCAGCCGAAATTCCCTTTAAAAGATTTTTAAATCCCACTTTAGACTGATATATTTTTCTTAATGTCCAATACCCAACACCTTTCAAACAAGTTAATGCAAGAAAAGCAATGATTTCATTTTTCCAGAAATCTCTAACTTCAGCGTAATTTTTATCTTCCATAGTCATATTTGCCTTATGGATTACAACTTAATCGCAACTAATAAAGTGTTTATTCTTCACCACCGCTCTGTTTGAACATACTATACATAACATCTTGGTGCAGAATAGTGAAGTTTATCATATTACTTTTTATGAGTTTACTACATAAGAACACTTTCATTCTGCCCACCACACTCACTAATCACAAATATAAACATTTGAATGACAAAATCGGCACTACACCGCACCCGCCTGCGGTTTTCGGATCATAAAAATTTTTCAGTTTTCCTTTTCTACAAACCAACCCGCCAGGCCGCGCCATATCTGGGCTTGTTCGCTTCGGTGCCAACTGAAATCATTGAAAAGAATTTCAGCTTTTTTCAGTTTTGCCGTTTTTTGTCAGTTTTGAAACCCGCAAAAAATCACGCTATCTCTTTGAATTTAAAGACACGGTATTATTTTACGTGACGTGGAGAAAAAAATTAGACGGAGAAAGAAACGTGCTACCGTTCCAGCAATCCCTTGCAGGACGTGGCCTACAGATGAGTATAGGTGTTGGAGTCACTGAAAAACGTGAACAGCCAGGCACAAAAAAACCCAACTGGTGAGGTTGGGTTTTTTCATGACGCTTGGGATTCGCAGCCTCAGATAAAGCGCGGTTAATCCACCACTAACGTTGATGAGTGTAATTCCTATCTATAAGCATTACAACATCATGCTTCCACTAACAATCAACAGTTTAGTCCCTATCCACAGGGATAACAACAGGCCGTTACCTTTACCCAACTTTACGCCGCACCACAACCAGAGAACGTTCTGGTTCGTCCACGGCTTCGGCCTTTTTGTCGTCCTCCTGCGCCTGGTTCAGCATGTCGATCATCTCTTTGCGCTTCTCCGGTGCGATACCGTCTATCACGCTCTTAATCACATGCCCGTGGTTTTTGGCGCTGGGGCTGAGAGTATGCGAGAACGTCATGTTCATCACGAATGTATGCCCGCATTCCACATCCGCACAGGCGCAGTAAATATCTGAGATATGCGGATGTTTACGGTGAGTTTTCTTCACCGTGGCCACCGTGCCGCATTCAGGGCAGTAAACACGCATTATCCTCATGTCGCTCACTCCTTCCATTCTGTTAACCCCGCCCGCCAGAAATAAAGCCCTCACGGACGGCCATTTTTACTGTGTTTATCTTCTCTGCGCGTGGATACAGCGGTTACAGTGGTTACACGATTGATATAAAAGGGTTTTTACTGTAACCACGCCATTTTCACTACTGGTGACAGCGGTTACAGGTCGTGTTTTGTAACCTCTGTCACCACAGACTATTTATTCATGGTGACAACACCAGCCCTTGCCTTGCCTGCTTGTCACCTCTGTAACCGCTGTATCCTCAGAAAAATAAGATACGTGCGAGAGTATTAACCCAATACGCTGCTATTAAACTGGTACACCCACTTGACGCCTATTTCTGGCAGGCGGATGTTTTTCTGTGTGCGGCTGCTGCCCTCTGCCACATCCAGATAGCCCGCTCTGACACAAAGCTGTGCCACCTTCTTGGCATCAAACCCCTTGCAGATTTCTTTCCAACCCGATGACAGCACGTAAAACGTGGTGGCGGCATCCTCGGTGTTGTTGCCTTTCACTACCTGACGGAAACCCACCAAATTGGCCGGGCGGCTGTACTCGTTGTGCCAGTCGGCAAAGCGGCTGAACTGGTTACGGGTGATGAAGTCTTTCACCTGCTCCAGCGCGGCGGCTTCCTCCTGATTGGCCACATGCCCGCGATCGACCATCCACGCATCCAGACAAACTTTTGCCGCCCGCAGCGCTTCCCCAGCAGGCCAGCCGGTTATCCCCGCTTCGGTGGCCAGTTCACCCGCCATCGCGACCAGGGCAAAACGCGTGACCGCCCGCCCCACCTGGTTGCCTGCCTCGTGGGGCGTTAACTCGCGGGTGTAGGTTTTCAGCAGCGCTTTGGCTTTGGCCGTCATGCCGGATAAATCCGTTGTGAGGTGGCGCAGCCATTCGCGGAAGGCCGCGCCGTGGCATTCCGTCACCGCCTGTTCTAAATGCTCGGCCAGCGTCTTGCCGCCTGAAAAACCGTGCAGTTCTTCAAACACACCGTACTTGCCCGAATCGCTGGGGATTTGCACCATACGCACTTCCACACCGGCATAAGTGCGTTCTCCGGCGTTGGCGGCGTGTTCAACCAGTGATAGTTCTCCGGTGGAGAGAAACAGCAAACACCAGCGGTTCGTTTCCCTGACGCTGCCGTCCGTTCTGGCTCTGGCCTTACCCTGACCGTTAGCCAGCATGTAGGCGATATTTCCGGCTTCCCGTCCATCTACCTCACGGATT contains these protein-coding regions:
- the mlaA gene encoding phospholipid-binding lipoprotein MlaA; its protein translation is MNYRLSGVVFASVLLIGCASSGDRAQEGRSDPLEGFNRTMFNFNYDVLDPYLVRPAAVAWRDYVPTPARNGLGNFFSNLEEPATMVNYFVEGKPYKAMIHFNRFFLNSLLGMGGLIDVASMANPKLAKEEPRRFGSTLGNYGMGYGPYLVVPGYGSATLREDGGDVVDTLYPMLSYLTLWMSAGKWAIEGLETRAQLLDSDGLLRNSSDPYLMMREAYFQRHDFLASDGKITPQQNPNAAAIEDSLDEIDSAK
- a CDS encoding tyrosine-type recombinase/integrase yields the protein MLLTDLKIKKAKAQDKPYTLNDGNGLSLLIDPKGTKGWRFRYRFANKPKLISFGTYDTVSLADARKKRDEARSMLANGINPSDARRADKLSLLFSTENTFEAVAREWHTSKLTTWSEGYAKEVIHYLEKEIFPFLGKRPIDQITPLELLAVLQKIEKRGALEQASKIRRRCGEVFRYAVVTGRAMYNPAPDLASAMNKPKNNHFPFLTESELPDFVQALNNYKGSQITKYATQLLMLTGVRTIELRAAEWVEFDLDNALWEIPKERMKKRRPHLVPLSTQAVTILKELKVLTGYYQLVFPGRNDTRKPMSDAAINKVIKMLGYHGRLTGHGFRHTMSTILHEHGFNSAWIETQLAHVDKNSIRGTYNHAQYLEGRRDMLQHYANFICI
- a CDS encoding HAD family hydrolase, with amino-acid sequence MSKIKGVILSVEDILVPHGKVDGKIFSEVDRLIKYFRSKNIDFVVFTNRSWVVGSERFPLEEMLKARWGDFHYLCRSTDRKIPGKPKKEATQYVLDLMGWKSIETVYIGASENDMQTAVNGNLLFLRATWWAHKTDYGFEFSTPKDIARFIDIFCLRDHLWCHEIHDGDFQFYALAPFSTMKEEYTLYSADAKAAAKHGLGHPDFWTGALISSLYFSGVHNRINYVSVYPGHKVGFGNNVMDEAISIFGKCFRKNYIPDLILRHTQSIKSQTARNSGRDIDHANQLNTIHLNPIPHKTATTTYKTPR
- a CDS encoding DNA-processing protein DprA encodes the protein MEDKNYAEVRDFWKNEIIAFLALTCLKGVGYWTLRKIYQSKVGFKNLLKGISADALASYLRVSLPEEMSWEDFQQDLWNKGLERARDLNKKGITLSFYDQSTFPSLLKTINDPPFWIFIHGDVNVLNKKAIAIVGTRKPTNDGIFLVKLIVSALYGTEVSTVSGLATGIDQSCHYESLRYGIPTIAVLGNGIFVEYPKGSRSLYNEIIANGGAIISEYLPDQGYSAENFVRRNRIQAALCTTLVPVEWKIKSGTSHTVEYAFKYSRKIASPFLPKTYENRPELRFSEEHRNAKSFEVPQKLNEIVKYILNEDPYEKAQPIQQSLDL
- a CDS encoding ogr/Delta-like zinc finger family protein; amino-acid sequence: MRIMRVYCPECGTVATVKKTHRKHPHISDIYCACADVECGHTFVMNMTFSHTLSPSAKNHGHVIKSVIDGIAPEKRKEMIDMLNQAQEDDKKAEAVDEPERSLVVVRRKVG